A genomic stretch from Fibrobacter sp. UWB13 includes:
- a CDS encoding TIGR02147 family protein — MKEIVEYTDYRKFIQDYYDERKRSSAFTWREFARDAGFSSAVYLKYVCEGKKNLSVGSAGSVAAAMGLAGFEQTYFVLMVSYAHAKDDKARRAAFEERCALAHAHKVRVLGNEEFDYFKSWKNPVLREIAPHMPGAKPLEMARKCKPQISAAEVSETLDFLVRAKLLKKDKSGNYEQTDKSLSMGSVDAVPVAARDMQREMGEFAVKALDLPLSERDMSGLTMGLTRRAYEKIRKEIADFRRRIVAIASEDDETEQVYRLNLQLFPLSERIDNRSDRNENAEVVSESNKNVRNEEKV; from the coding sequence ATGAAGGAGATTGTAGAATACACAGACTACCGCAAGTTCATCCAGGATTACTACGATGAACGCAAGCGCAGCTCGGCTTTTACGTGGCGCGAGTTTGCCCGCGATGCGGGATTTTCGTCGGCTGTGTATTTGAAGTACGTTTGCGAGGGCAAAAAGAATCTGAGTGTAGGGTCGGCAGGGTCCGTTGCTGCGGCGATGGGGCTTGCCGGGTTCGAACAGACGTACTTTGTTCTGATGGTTTCGTATGCGCATGCGAAAGATGACAAGGCGAGACGAGCCGCGTTCGAAGAACGCTGTGCGCTCGCGCATGCCCACAAGGTGCGTGTGCTCGGGAACGAGGAATTCGATTATTTCAAGTCGTGGAAAAATCCGGTGCTGCGCGAAATTGCTCCGCATATGCCTGGTGCCAAGCCTCTTGAAATGGCTCGCAAGTGCAAGCCGCAGATTTCTGCGGCGGAGGTCTCCGAGACGCTTGACTTTTTGGTACGCGCTAAGCTCTTGAAGAAGGACAAGAGCGGAAACTACGAACAGACGGACAAGTCGTTATCGATGGGGTCGGTCGATGCAGTGCCTGTGGCGGCTCGCGATATGCAACGTGAAATGGGGGAATTTGCGGTGAAGGCTTTGGACTTGCCGCTTTCGGAACGTGACATGTCGGGGCTTACCATGGGGCTTACGCGCCGTGCATACGAAAAAATCAGGAAAGAAATCGCGGATTTTCGCCGTCGTATTGTGGCGATTGCGAGTGAGGACGATGAGACAGAACAGGTGTACCGCCTGAATTTGCAGTTGTTCCCGCTGAGCGAACGAATTGATAATCGCTCTGACCGCAACGAAAATGCGGAAGTGGTTTCGGAATCAAATAAAAATGTTAGGAATGAGGAGAAGGTTTAA